TTCAGTTATGTAAAAATGGGAAAAGGACTTTAACTTGTTACGGACTTTCAGTTGTTTTGAACGAATGTTACCTTTCATTAGGTTTTAAATCAAGGTATGTCAGATGTCTACCAAAAGATTCAACAGACAATGACTGTCATGTCATCGTAACCGTATATTCAATGACCTTAAAGAAATGGCTGTGGATTGACCCTACTTTTGATACTTATGTAATGAATGAAAAAGGTGAATTATTAGGCATTCAGGAAGTAAGGGAAAGATTAATAACCGGTAAACCTTTGATTATAAACCCGAACGCAAATTGGAATCATAAACAATCCGAAAGTAAAGAAGCGTATCTTGATTATATGACAAAAAATCTTTATAGACTTGAAAGTCCGTTAAACAGTGAGTTTGACTATGGAACTAAAATCAAAGGGAAAGAAATAAAATATCTCGATTTAGATCCTATTGATTATAAAAAACTTGAATCTGCTCAAAAAAATTTTGAAGAAAACTTATGTTTTATTCATACGTTTATTACTCATAATCCCAATATTTTCTGGGCAATTCCGGAATGATTATTTACTTTGACACGAAAATTATTAAAAACATATCATGATATTTATTATCTGTTGGCTTTTAGGATTGATTGTCGGAATCATAACTACATTACTTGATCCAAGCATAAGGGATTTAATTTCTATTTCCAACAATCTTCTGTTTTATCAATTGACAGTAACAGTAAGTTTGACTAATATTGTCGGTTTCGCGGGGCATGTATTCAAATCCGATCAGGTTGCAGAATCCATCGGATGGGGAAAAGGTTCGTTCTTCCAAAAAGAGCTGGGCTTTGCCGAATTGGGTTATGGAATTGCCGGGTTGATGTGTATATGGTTTAAAGGTTATTTCTGGCTGGCCACTATCATAACATTAGTACCTCTATACATTGGAGCTGCACTTGTTCATATAAAAGAGGTTAAAAAGAATAATAATTTCAACCCCGGCAATGTAATCAGCATTGCACCGGATTTTTTAATTCCCATTTCATTAATCGTACTTTCAATCCTTTCAGGAATATGGAAATAGAGTGAAGTGTGAAAAAACTGAAAGGATTTAAGAAGCGTCCATTAAGGTTCTAAAAAAATCCAAGTTTCACAATCTTCTAGGATCCGTCTTATAGGGTAACCTGGCCATTTTGCGGATTTCCACACTGGGATAATCAAATTCCTGCACCACTTTGCCTTCCAGAAGGTATACCCCTTGTCCGGTAAACGGGTACCTTTTCAGGGAATCAGGAAAATGCACCGTGTCGAAAAAGTCGCCACAGGTATCCAGAAAACAGCCGAAATGCATAATTTCATGCTTTACGGTAAAAACATATTTGAGAGAAACCAGTTCGCCAATCATTCGAACCACCTTACCCAATTTGGGCAACAGTTCATGAGCCAGGGTATTTCCCCGGTATGAAGTCTGCAACATATCAAAGCGGCTCATGCTTACCGGGAAGCCCATCAGCTCCATTTCATCGTATGCATCTTCCAATACATTGGTCTTTAAATCCGGCAGCCTGAATTCCCTGCGCTTTTCAGGGAATAACCTAGCGATTAGGGCCCTCTTTTCCGTTTTACCAGCGAATAACAGCTGTTCCCACATCAGTTGCTTCTTTGTTTTGCCGGTAAACCGGAAAGCTCCGGCCTTGATCAATATCCTCAGCTGCTCGTTGCCTGTGGGAACACGTTCGGTAAAATCACTGAGATCCTGAAATTCACCATGTAATTTTCGTTCATCAACAATCTGCTGAGCCAGTTCCCCTTCCAGATTTTTC
The sequence above is drawn from the Bacteroidota bacterium genome and encodes:
- a CDS encoding stearoyl-CoA 9-desaturase encodes the protein MIFIICWLLGLIVGIITTLLDPSIRDLISISNNLLFYQLTVTVSLTNIVGFAGHVFKSDQVAESIGWGKGSFFQKELGFAELGYGIAGLMCIWFKGYFWLATIITLVPLYIGAALVHIKEVKKNNNFNPGNVISIAPDFLIPISLIVLSILSGIWK
- a CDS encoding DNA polymerase III subunit alpha — protein: NCRQRGYSDALAQEVWRQMSSFAGYSFCKAHSASYAVESYQSLYLKTYFPHEFHVAVINNFGGFYQTWVYINEARHCGANIRLPDINKSEHLTTLYGNDIYLGLILLKNLEGELAQQIVDERKLHGEFQDLSDFTERVPTGNEQLRILIKAGAFRFTGKTKKQLMWEQLLFAGKTEKRALIARLFPEKRREFRLPDLKTNVLEDAYDEMELMGFPVSMSRFDMLQTSYRGNTLAHELLPKLGKVVRMIGELVSLKYVFTVKHEIMHFGCFLDTCGDFFDTVHFPDSLKRYPFTGQGVYLLEGKVVQEFDYPSVEIRKMARLPYKTDPRRL